The following proteins are encoded in a genomic region of Ornithinibacillus sp. 4-3:
- a CDS encoding cytochrome c oxidase subunit 3, translating to MADLKPKVMPSNPHTATLEGRNKLNGFWFFLGGETVLFACLFGVYLALRNSTAGGPTSEDLFGLELVFLMTLLLLTSSLTSVYAIYHMKNNDFKKMQLWMGITALLGIGFLIGEVYEFAHYISDYGFTFRSSAFGSAFYALVGFHGGHVTFGICWIITLMIRNAKRGLDLYTAPKFNTFALYWHFIDVIWVFVFTVVYLMGKVG from the coding sequence ATGGCAGATTTAAAACCTAAAGTGATGCCGAGTAATCCACATACAGCCACCCTTGAAGGTCGTAACAAGCTCAACGGATTTTGGTTCTTCCTTGGTGGAGAGACAGTACTATTTGCATGTTTATTCGGTGTATATTTAGCACTTAGAAATTCTACTGCTGGTGGGCCTACATCAGAAGATTTATTCGGTCTTGAGTTAGTATTCTTAATGACTTTATTGTTATTAACAAGTTCATTGACAAGTGTATATGCTATATACCATATGAAAAATAATGACTTTAAGAAAATGCAACTTTGGATGGGAATAACTGCTTTACTAGGTATTGGATTCTTAATTGGAGAAGTTTATGAGTTTGCTCATTATATTTCTGATTATGGATTTACTTTCCGTTCATCTGCATTTGGATCTGCTTTCTATGCGTTAGTAGGATTCCACGGTGGACACGTAACATTTGGTATTTGTTGGATAATTACATTAATGATCCGTAATGCGAAAAGAGGTCTTGATCTTTACACAGCACCTAAATTTAATACATTTGCTTTATATTGGCATTTTATTGATGTAATTTGGGTTTTCGTATTTACAGTAGTATACCTAATGGGGAAGGTGGGTTAA
- the ctaF gene encoding cytochrome c oxidase subunit IVB, with translation MTNQTDSFKKQQNKEEMKRMVISFALMILLTVIAFAVVAAGGIPSMFIVPVLLIMAAIQVAFQLYYFMHMKDKGHGMPATLMYGGIWAALLTLGGLLIISWW, from the coding sequence ATGACAAATCAAACTGATTCCTTTAAGAAGCAACAAAATAAGGAAGAAATGAAGCGAATGGTAATTTCCTTTGCTTTAATGATTCTCCTTACAGTAATAGCATTTGCTGTTGTAGCTGCTGGCGGAATTCCATCTATGTTTATTGTCCCAGTCCTACTCATTATGGCAGCTATTCAAGTAGCTTTCCAATTATACTATTTCATGCATATGAAGGATAAAGGGCATGGCATGCCAGCAACTTTAATGTATGGTGGAATTTGGGCAGCATTACTAACTCTTGGTGGATTATTAATCATTAGTTGGTGGTAA